A stretch of the Pseudanabaena sp. BC1403 genome encodes the following:
- the hisF gene encoding imidazole glycerol phosphate synthase subunit HisF: MLAKRILPCLDVKAGRVVKGINFVDLKDAGDPVELAQAYNLAGADELVFLDITATHEDRGIILDVVYRTAEQVFIPLTVGGGVRNIDNIRELLRAGADKVSMNSAAVNDPDLINRSSDRFGNQCIVVAIDARRRNDPNNLGWDVYVRGGRENTGIDALWWAQEVVRRGAGEILLTSMDADGTKAGYDLELTRQVADLVEVPVIASGGAGNCEHILQAVTEGRAEAALLASLLHYGELTIAEIKDYLSANQIPVRSLH; encoded by the coding sequence ATGCTAGCGAAACGCATTTTGCCTTGTCTAGATGTAAAAGCAGGTCGAGTCGTCAAAGGCATCAACTTTGTCGATCTTAAGGATGCTGGCGATCCTGTGGAACTAGCTCAGGCTTATAACCTTGCAGGAGCCGATGAACTGGTATTTCTTGATATCACAGCCACCCACGAAGATCGCGGCATTATTTTGGATGTGGTCTATCGCACTGCCGAGCAAGTATTTATTCCACTCACAGTGGGCGGCGGTGTGCGAAATATTGACAATATTCGCGAACTTCTGCGAGCAGGTGCGGATAAGGTGAGTATGAATTCAGCGGCAGTAAATGATCCAGATTTAATTAATCGCAGTAGCGATCGCTTTGGTAATCAGTGCATTGTTGTGGCGATCGATGCCAGACGGAGGAATGATCCTAATAATCTTGGCTGGGATGTGTATGTACGGGGTGGGCGTGAAAATACAGGTATTGATGCGCTCTGGTGGGCACAAGAAGTAGTTAGGCGCGGCGCTGGTGAAATTTTACTTACTAGTATGGATGCTGATGGGACAAAGGCAGGTTATGATCTGGAACTAACCCGTCAAGTTGCAGATTTAGTGGAAGTTCCTGTAATTGCTTCAGGTGGTGCGGGTAATTGCGAACATATTCTCCAAGCAGTGACTGAAGGTAGAGCTGAAGCAGCTCTGTTGGCTTCGTTACTTCACTATGGCGAACTAACGATCGCTGAGATTAAAGATTATCTAAGTGCTAACCAAATTCCTGTGCGATCGCTGCATTAG
- a CDS encoding FkbM family methyltransferase, whose protein sequence is MATNSPMAKLESKLDQPDDWLYDRSVLGWVLNPTLSKQLPFLYRIFSLYCKLYFGLTGKSYLKGGRELFRFLSNIFYRLSPDQYLELELSGYQVFLNPTDMRLFQVVNELASGDTDTRVLSQLLSEGDTFLDIGANHGSFAIVASKMVGANGFVLAVEPQPRLAKALEKSLTANALCKFQIHNLAVGDADGEIELLVPIGTSGSAGVFPEHSATHQFNAIKVPIRRFDDLVDWQKFTGKVLLKLDVEGSECSFLSGASKMIAFLKPTLIIEIHPTSLKAADTTGDKLKELLQALGYKSYTEMNDSDRTFALQDLNTDVQRNVVMKME, encoded by the coding sequence ATGGCTACAAATTCTCCCATGGCGAAACTAGAAAGCAAACTAGATCAACCCGATGATTGGCTATACGATCGCTCAGTTTTAGGGTGGGTGCTCAATCCGACCCTTAGCAAACAGTTACCGTTTCTATATCGCATCTTCAGTTTGTACTGTAAGTTGTATTTTGGTCTCACGGGCAAAAGCTATCTCAAAGGTGGCAGAGAATTATTCAGATTTCTCTCAAATATTTTCTATCGACTCTCGCCAGACCAATACCTAGAACTAGAACTATCTGGCTATCAAGTATTTCTCAATCCAACTGATATGCGCCTCTTTCAAGTGGTGAATGAGCTAGCTAGTGGAGATACCGATACGCGAGTTTTATCACAATTACTTTCTGAAGGTGATACTTTTCTGGATATTGGCGCAAATCATGGGAGCTTTGCGATCGTGGCGAGTAAGATGGTTGGAGCGAATGGTTTTGTGCTTGCCGTCGAGCCTCAGCCACGCTTAGCCAAAGCTTTAGAAAAATCTTTGACGGCTAATGCGCTCTGTAAATTCCAGATTCATAATCTCGCAGTTGGCGATGCTGATGGAGAAATAGAATTATTAGTGCCAATTGGGACATCTGGTTCAGCGGGAGTATTTCCTGAACATTCGGCAACTCATCAGTTCAATGCGATTAAGGTTCCAATTAGGCGGTTTGATGACTTAGTAGACTGGCAAAAATTTACTGGCAAAGTTTTACTAAAACTTGATGTAGAAGGTAGTGAATGTTCGTTTCTCTCAGGCGCAAGCAAAATGATTGCTTTTCTAAAGCCAACTCTAATTATTGAAATTCATCCTACTAGTCTCAAGGCAGCAGATACAACGGGAGATAAGCTGAAGGAATTATTGCAAGCTCTTGGCTACAAAAGTTATACAGAAATGAACGATAGCGATCGCACTTTTGCGCTGCAAGATTTAAATACTGATGTCCAAAGGAATGTTGTGATGAAGATGGAATAG
- a CDS encoding NAD(P)H-quinone oxidoreductase subunit 4, translated as MSVAEFPWLTTILLLPLVAAFAIPFIPDKYGNAKNVRSYSMAVGFIELSLMVYAFWSQYNLHEASFQMSENYAWIPQLGLNWTLAVDGLSMPLILLTGLITTLAIFASWNVTKKSRLFYFLMLCLYSAQIGVFAAQDLLLFFFMWELELIPVYLLISIWGGPKRLYAATKFILYTALGSIFILVAGLAMAFYGDTTTFNMAELGMKQYPIAFELLAYAGFLIAFGVKLPIFPLHTWLPDAHGEASAPVSMVLAGVLLKMGGYALIRFNIEMLPNAHVYFAPLLAVLGVVGIVYGAMAAFAQQNLKRRLAYSSISHMGFILVGLASFNDLGVSGALLQMISHGLIAAALFFLAGVTYDRTHTLMMDEMGGIAKIMPKAFALMTAAAMASLALPGMSGFVSELNIFLGITTSDVYASNFKIVMICLAAVGVIITPIYLLSTLRQVFYGQPNLALHLDKYVSDAKPREVFIAACLLVPIVAIGFYPKLATQTYDVKTVAVTEQARDAFSLVAQTNPHLYSSGLIAPQLTRANPQTILGIVE; from the coding sequence ATGTCTGTTGCAGAATTTCCTTGGCTTACCACTATTTTACTGTTACCACTTGTAGCAGCCTTTGCGATTCCTTTTATACCTGACAAGTACGGTAATGCCAAGAATGTGCGATCGTACTCCATGGCAGTAGGATTTATTGAATTGTCTTTAATGGTCTATGCATTCTGGAGTCAATACAATCTCCATGAAGCATCATTCCAGATGTCAGAAAACTATGCTTGGATTCCTCAACTTGGTTTGAACTGGACTTTGGCGGTTGATGGTTTATCGATGCCGCTAATTTTATTGACAGGCTTAATTACAACCCTAGCCATTTTTGCAAGTTGGAATGTTACTAAAAAATCGCGACTGTTCTATTTCTTGATGCTTTGCTTATACAGTGCCCAAATAGGGGTATTCGCAGCCCAAGATTTATTATTATTTTTCTTCATGTGGGAATTAGAATTGATTCCTGTCTATCTGCTGATTTCAATTTGGGGTGGGCCGAAGCGTCTTTACGCTGCGACAAAGTTTATTCTCTACACTGCATTAGGTTCGATTTTTATTCTGGTCGCTGGTTTAGCGATGGCATTTTACGGGGATACGACGACATTTAATATGGCTGAATTGGGGATGAAGCAGTATCCGATCGCTTTTGAGTTACTCGCCTATGCAGGTTTCTTAATTGCTTTTGGGGTAAAGTTGCCGATTTTCCCTTTGCATACTTGGTTGCCAGATGCTCACGGGGAAGCCTCTGCACCAGTATCGATGGTATTAGCTGGGGTATTGCTGAAGATGGGCGGCTATGCACTAATACGTTTCAACATTGAAATGTTGCCCAATGCTCATGTTTACTTCGCGCCTTTGCTTGCAGTTTTAGGAGTAGTTGGCATTGTCTATGGCGCAATGGCAGCATTCGCTCAACAAAATCTTAAGCGTCGCCTAGCCTATTCTTCGATTTCACACATGGGCTTTATCCTTGTTGGATTAGCATCATTTAATGATTTGGGTGTAAGTGGTGCATTGCTACAAATGATTTCTCACGGACTAATTGCAGCTGCTCTATTCTTCCTCGCTGGAGTAACCTACGATCGCACTCATACATTGATGATGGATGAAATGGGCGGTATCGCCAAAATCATGCCTAAGGCTTTTGCCCTGATGACAGCAGCGGCGATGGCATCTCTTGCCCTTCCTGGGATGAGCGGATTTGTGAGTGAGTTAAATATTTTTCTGGGTATCACTACCAGCGATGTGTATGCCTCTAACTTTAAGATCGTGATGATCTGTTTAGCAGCAGTTGGCGTAATTATCACACCGATCTATCTTCTTTCGACCTTGCGTCAAGTCTTTTATGGTCAACCGAATCTCGCGTTGCATTTAGATAAGTATGTTAGCGATGCGAAACCTCGTGAAGTATTTATTGCCGCTTGCTTGCTTGTGCCGATTGTCGCGATCGGGTTTTATCCCAAATTGGCAACTCAGACATACGACGTAAAAACTGTTGCGGTAACTGAACAAGCTCGTGATGCCTTTAGTTTAGTTGCTCAGACCAATCCTCATCTTTATTCTTCAGGATTGATTGCTCCGCAACTAACTCGCGCAAATCCTCAAACAATTTTGGGGATTGTTGAATAA
- a CDS encoding aspartate aminotransferase — translation MKTWLKPAHRLGKLPPYVFARLDELKLRAKEQGLDLIDLGMGNPDGPTPEPVVEAAITALRNPKNHGYPPFEGTASFRRAITDWYKRRYNVQLDSEGEALPLIGSKEGLGHLAIAYIDPGDLVLVPSPAYPAHFRGPLLAGGDIYEMILKPEQDWLIDLSAIPEEIAQRAKVMYFNYPANPTGAVAPREFFEEVVAFAKKYEILLVHDLCYAELAFDGYTPTSLLEIEGGKDVGVEFHTLSKTYNMAGWRVGFVVGNRHIIQGLRTLKTNLDYGIFSAIQVAAETALQLPDTYLEAVCDRYKERRDFLISGLAELGWDIPKTYATMYLWIPVPVGMTSADFALKVLESTGVVFTPGSAFGQGGEGYVRISLIADCDRLGEALNRLKQSGIRYK, via the coding sequence ATGAAGACTTGGCTCAAACCTGCTCACCGACTAGGAAAACTCCCTCCATACGTTTTTGCCCGTCTAGATGAGTTGAAGTTACGAGCGAAAGAGCAAGGTCTAGATTTGATCGATCTTGGTATGGGCAACCCCGATGGTCCCACCCCTGAACCAGTAGTCGAAGCCGCGATCACTGCTTTACGCAACCCTAAAAATCATGGCTATCCACCTTTTGAAGGGACGGCTAGTTTTCGTCGGGCGATCACTGACTGGTACAAACGTCGTTACAATGTCCAACTTGATTCTGAAGGCGAAGCATTACCTTTAATTGGCTCTAAAGAAGGTTTAGGACATTTAGCGATCGCCTATATCGATCCTGGTGATCTGGTACTTGTACCCAGTCCTGCTTATCCTGCCCATTTTCGGGGCCCGTTACTAGCTGGCGGTGATATCTATGAAATGATTCTCAAACCTGAACAAGACTGGCTGATCGATCTATCGGCAATTCCCGAAGAAATCGCCCAACGCGCCAAGGTGATGTACTTCAACTATCCCGCAAACCCTACTGGTGCAGTTGCACCGCGAGAATTTTTTGAAGAAGTAGTCGCCTTTGCTAAGAAATACGAGATTTTATTAGTACATGATCTCTGCTACGCCGAACTAGCTTTTGACGGCTACACCCCTACTAGTTTGCTGGAAATCGAAGGTGGCAAAGATGTGGGTGTAGAATTTCATACTCTCTCAAAAACCTATAATATGGCTGGCTGGCGTGTTGGCTTTGTAGTCGGCAATCGTCACATTATTCAAGGTTTACGCACCCTCAAAACCAACCTCGATTATGGGATTTTTTCAGCGATTCAAGTGGCGGCGGAGACTGCCCTACAATTGCCTGATACTTATTTAGAGGCTGTGTGCGATCGCTACAAAGAACGCCGTGATTTTCTGATTTCGGGGCTAGCCGAACTCGGTTGGGATATCCCCAAAACATACGCCACCATGTATCTCTGGATTCCCGTACCTGTGGGGATGACATCTGCTGACTTCGCTTTAAAAGTTTTAGAAAGTACAGGCGTAGTCTTCACCCCTGGCAGTGCTTTTGGTCAAGGTGGCGAAGGCTATGTCAGAATTAGTTTGATCGCTGACTGCGATCGTCTTGGCGAAGCACTCAATCGCCTCAAGCAATCTGGAATACGTTACAAATAG
- the lgt gene encoding prolipoprotein diacylglyceryl transferase, with amino-acid sequence MFNLLPLAFEFTSPGPIAFEVGSLSIRWYGLLIASAIILGTVLAQKLAEKRNVDPELVGDLAIWLVVGAIPCARFYYVLFEWHRFQTQEWYKVFAIWEGGIAIHGAIIGGAIAATIFCKRQKISTWLMADIIMPAVILGQAIGRWGNFFNSEAFGSPTDLPWKLLIPINRRPPEFVNEPYFHPTFLYESLWNIGVFAILIFAFLRFPKLRTGTITMIYAIAYSLGRFWIEGLRTDSLMVSGLRTAQMVSLAAIVVGIFGLIWLYGLRRRFPDTTPKEITSENL; translated from the coding sequence GTGTTTAATCTGTTGCCTCTTGCTTTTGAATTTACATCTCCAGGTCCGATCGCTTTTGAGGTTGGTTCACTTTCGATCCGTTGGTATGGATTGCTAATCGCTTCGGCAATTATTTTGGGGACAGTGCTAGCTCAAAAACTTGCTGAAAAGCGCAATGTTGATCCAGAACTAGTTGGAGATCTGGCGATTTGGCTGGTAGTTGGGGCGATCCCCTGCGCTCGTTTTTACTATGTTTTGTTTGAGTGGCATCGCTTTCAGACACAAGAATGGTACAAAGTATTTGCCATCTGGGAAGGCGGCATTGCTATTCATGGGGCGATTATTGGTGGTGCGATCGCGGCAACTATATTTTGCAAACGCCAAAAAATTTCCACATGGCTGATGGCTGATATCATCATGCCTGCGGTGATTTTGGGGCAAGCGATTGGACGTTGGGGTAATTTTTTCAATTCTGAAGCCTTTGGTAGTCCTACGGATTTACCTTGGAAATTATTGATTCCTATCAATCGTCGTCCTCCTGAATTTGTCAACGAGCCATACTTTCACCCTACATTTTTATATGAATCCCTGTGGAACATCGGTGTATTTGCAATTTTAATCTTTGCCTTTCTGCGTTTTCCTAAGCTTAGGACTGGCACGATCACGATGATCTATGCGATCGCTTACAGCCTCGGCAGATTTTGGATCGAAGGTTTACGCACCGACAGCTTAATGGTAAGTGGGCTTCGCACAGCACAGATGGTTAGTCTGGCTGCGATCGTTGTAGGTATCTTTGGCTTAATTTGGCTATACGGATTGCGCCGTCGGTTTCCTGACACCACTCCTAAAGAAATAACGTCCGAAAACCTATGA
- a CDS encoding DUF2232 domain-containing protein: MTKLPHTDPREMVETAFLASTTAMLFLINFYFPLGPLLRMLFPLPTALAYLRWNSRAAWMSMVVTALLLAILMGPTRSIQYIVPHGLVGVTLGYLWKRDFPWSGSLSIATMIGSVGTAFQFAFLSVLMGENVWNYSIAQITGLLNWLMQLFGSLEQPDFATIQIFAIAAIIFSNFAYQLLVHLVAWIVLDRLGNPIPSPPKWIESLLA; the protein is encoded by the coding sequence ATGACCAAATTGCCGCATACCGATCCTCGCGAAATGGTGGAAACTGCATTCCTTGCTAGTACCACCGCCATGTTGTTTCTAATTAATTTTTACTTTCCCCTTGGTCCATTGCTGAGAATGCTGTTTCCATTGCCAACCGCTTTAGCATATTTACGATGGAATAGTCGCGCCGCATGGATGTCAATGGTCGTAACAGCATTACTTTTAGCAATTTTGATGGGACCAACCCGTAGCATTCAGTATATTGTTCCGCATGGTTTAGTTGGTGTCACATTGGGATATCTATGGAAACGAGATTTTCCTTGGTCGGGTTCGCTGAGTATTGCGACAATGATTGGCTCAGTTGGCACAGCTTTTCAGTTTGCTTTTTTATCAGTTTTGATGGGTGAAAACGTCTGGAACTATTCGATCGCACAGATTACAGGACTACTCAATTGGTTGATGCAGCTTTTCGGGTCACTGGAACAGCCAGATTTTGCGACAATTCAAATTTTTGCGATCGCAGCGATTATCTTTAGTAACTTTGCTTATCAATTACTAGTTCATTTAGTCGCTTGGATTGTGCTTGATCGCCTTGGTAATCCCATACCCAGCCCACCCAAATGGATAGAATCTTTATTAGCTTAA
- a CDS encoding helix-turn-helix transcriptional regulator, with protein sequence MTNPAESNQTVITNSSIALSERELQVIELVAGGLTNQDIAIKLAISKRTVDNHISNILTKTKTDNRVSLVRWALQWGKVCIDEVNCCIIGTHPDGNVLDVKDLGQELESA encoded by the coding sequence ATGACCAACCCTGCCGAATCAAATCAAACTGTAATTACAAACTCATCAATTGCTCTATCTGAAAGAGAGCTGCAAGTGATTGAACTAGTAGCTGGTGGCTTAACCAACCAAGATATCGCGATCAAACTAGCGATCAGCAAACGCACTGTAGATAATCACATTAGCAATATTTTAACAAAAACGAAAACTGATAACCGAGTTTCATTGGTACGTTGGGCTTTACAATGGGGTAAGGTTTGCATTGATGAAGTTAACTGCTGTATAATCGGTACGCATCCAGATGGCAATGTTTTAGATGTAAAAGATTTGGGGCAGGAATTAGAAAGTGCCTAG
- a CDS encoding HAD family hydrolase yields MRRRIFTDFDGPIMDVSERYYQVYLYCLDKIRKPEQVITTLSKSEFWELKRSQIPEKEIANLSGFKDEKQSVAFAHLRRATVHTDPYFSYDCLIDIAIPALEKAQQLGIDLAVMTMRRRRELEPVLDRYNLRRFFPSDRIFCLDDDYVKTVDIQDKPKLMKIAQDTLPEVEKQWMIGDTEADIISAQTYHVPAIAVLSGIRNYIQLQKYKPHQIVTNLSCAINEVVSL; encoded by the coding sequence ATGAGAAGACGTATATTTACCGATTTTGATGGTCCAATCATGGACGTATCTGAACGATACTACCAAGTTTACTTATATTGCTTAGACAAAATCCGTAAGCCCGAACAAGTAATTACGACTCTATCAAAGTCAGAGTTTTGGGAATTGAAGAGATCGCAAATACCTGAAAAAGAAATCGCAAATCTATCAGGCTTTAAAGATGAAAAGCAATCCGTCGCCTTTGCTCACCTTCGCCGCGCCACTGTTCATACAGATCCATATTTTTCTTATGATTGCCTGATCGACATTGCAATCCCAGCATTAGAAAAAGCTCAACAGTTAGGGATCGATCTAGCAGTGATGACTATGCGTCGCCGTAGAGAACTCGAACCTGTTCTTGATAGATATAACTTAAGACGATTTTTTCCTAGCGATCGCATCTTCTGTCTGGACGATGACTATGTGAAAACAGTCGATATCCAAGACAAACCCAAATTAATGAAAATTGCTCAAGATACTCTGCCAGAGGTAGAGAAGCAGTGGATGATCGGTGATACCGAAGCAGATATTATCTCTGCTCAAACTTACCATGTTCCAGCGATCGCTGTACTTAGTGGCATCCGTAACTACATTCAACTACAAAAATATAAGCCTCATCAAATCGTTACAAACTTAAGTTGCGCGATAAATGAGGTTGTAAGCCTATAA
- a CDS encoding triacylglycerol lipase, producing the protein MSTPNIILEGYLAGAADYIPIAKKLENRNLSATVVPLKWWEWFPTLGGRSIAPILEKLDQTVNQELAKTGASKVNIIAHSAGGWLSRIYLGDRPYYDKVWDARPKVAKLICLGTPQRSLEPWSLPNLGFVNDNYPDAYYDDIEYICIAGKSVQGKKSTPKRWLAYSSYELTTGQGDAWGDGIIPIEAAYLDGATNIAIDGVYHSPRSGKWYGSQEVVDIWAKYL; encoded by the coding sequence ATGTCCACTCCAAATATTATTCTTGAGGGATATCTTGCGGGGGCAGCCGATTACATACCGATCGCTAAGAAATTAGAAAATAGAAATTTATCAGCAACGGTGGTTCCTTTGAAATGGTGGGAATGGTTTCCAACGTTAGGCGGGCGATCGATCGCCCCCATCTTAGAAAAACTTGACCAAACCGTAAATCAGGAATTAGCCAAAACTGGCGCATCCAAAGTAAATATTATTGCCCATTCCGCAGGGGGCTGGCTCTCACGGATTTATCTCGGCGATCGCCCCTATTACGACAAAGTTTGGGATGCAAGACCCAAAGTAGCCAAGCTAATCTGTCTAGGCACGCCCCAACGCAGTCTTGAACCTTGGTCACTACCAAACTTAGGATTTGTCAATGATAATTATCCTGACGCTTATTATGACGACATTGAATATATCTGTATTGCAGGGAAATCAGTACAAGGCAAAAAATCTACGCCCAAAAGATGGCTAGCCTATAGCAGCTATGAACTGACCACTGGTCAGGGAGATGCATGGGGCGATGGCATTATTCCGATTGAGGCTGCATATTTAGATGGCGCTACGAATATTGCGATCGATGGGGTCTATCACTCGCCGCGATCTGGTAAATGGTATGGCTCTCAAGAGGTGGTTGATATTTGGGCAAAATATCTGTAA
- a CDS encoding glycosyltransferase family 2 protein has translation MWSIIIPTYNRLPILQKCLQALEAQNFTQPYEVVVVDDGSTDGTVDFLQSHSDEFPHVRLFLQNHEGAAIARNTGIDVALGETIVFIDSDLVVTPVFLSAHAKALAKSDRAFTYGLVINTNNFDNPTSEKIKIQDISTAFFATGNVAIAKHWLIKAGKFDTSFRQYGWEDLELGVRLKNLGLKLIKCPDAVGYHWHPAFTIEQLPRLVDVEAQRGRMGVVFYKKHPTWTVRMMIQMTWLHVLLWGALSLGGSLNERSLRPLLKWLIDQGKPQLALEIARIFLNWYNVKGVYAAYREEQ, from the coding sequence ATGTGGTCAATTATTATCCCGACGTATAATCGCTTACCGATATTGCAAAAGTGTTTGCAAGCATTGGAAGCACAGAATTTTACGCAGCCCTATGAGGTTGTAGTAGTTGATGATGGCTCCACCGACGGCACGGTAGACTTTTTACAAAGCCATTCAGATGAGTTTCCTCATGTGCGTTTATTTCTGCAAAACCATGAAGGCGCAGCGATCGCTAGAAATACAGGAATCGATGTGGCATTAGGCGAAACGATAGTCTTTATCGATAGCGACCTCGTCGTTACGCCAGTATTTTTGTCAGCCCATGCCAAGGCTCTAGCCAAGAGCGATCGCGCCTTTACCTATGGGTTAGTAATTAATACTAATAATTTTGATAATCCGACCTCTGAGAAAATTAAAATCCAAGATATTTCCACTGCTTTCTTTGCGACTGGTAATGTGGCGATCGCCAAGCATTGGCTGATCAAAGCAGGAAAGTTTGACACTAGTTTCCGTCAGTATGGCTGGGAAGATCTAGAGCTAGGTGTACGCCTCAAAAATTTAGGATTAAAATTAATTAAATGTCCCGATGCTGTTGGTTATCATTGGCATCCTGCTTTTACGATTGAGCAATTACCACGTCTTGTCGATGTCGAAGCTCAACGAGGACGTATGGGTGTGGTTTTTTACAAAAAGCATCCAACATGGACAGTCAGAATGATGATTCAGATGACATGGCTGCATGTGCTTCTTTGGGGGGCATTGTCCTTGGGTGGTTCGCTAAACGAGCGATCGTTACGTCCGCTTTTAAAATGGCTGATTGACCAAGGCAAACCCCAATTAGCCCTAGAAATAGCTAGAATTTTCTTGAATTGGTACAACGTCAAGGGCGTATACGCCGCCTATAGAGAAGAACAGTAG
- a CDS encoding glycosyltransferase, translating to MWLLLYGLNAYWLTAVHKPKLSLRKQLVFPQLNPAREFQTAQAATLPSPSSVAIAVNNFDNFEKFRLDKPLTNGFSSYVLAVDPTEHNAIALEDLPIVTVQLPIFNERYVSRRLVDAVCQMDYPRDRMQIQVLDDSIDDTQAILRETVQEYQNQGFWIEYVHRVNRSGFKAGALQDAMPLVEGNYIAIFDADFIPSVNWLKDTIRHYVESPDAKVAVVQTRWGHINSEYSLLTKLQSTGIDGHFAIEQQARSNNGYFLNFNGTAGIWNRKAIIDAGGWHADTLAEDMDLSYRAQLKGWQVVYDNNIVAPAELPVAMLAFKLQQFRWAKGSIQCAKKLIFQIWQADLSLPVKFQASMHLTGYSAHPLMLLLVLLSIPLMLITPDDAIALRISFEGIWSIFMLPATFGPPFLYFHAQRELYPKSWHRRLGRIFLLAVLGTGISWSNSRAVFAGLSNTGANFRRTPKFDIKHKSDRWENKAYKIPLDATAGIELGLCIYSVIASGLALSKGLYITLPFMVLYAVSYGYVGGLTFWQYWQQSRN from the coding sequence CTGTCAATAATTTTGATAACTTTGAAAAATTTCGCCTCGACAAGCCGCTAACTAATGGCTTTAGCAGTTATGTTTTGGCAGTCGATCCAACTGAGCATAATGCGATCGCCTTAGAAGATTTACCAATTGTCACCGTTCAGCTACCAATCTTTAATGAGCGCTATGTTTCGCGCCGTTTGGTAGATGCCGTTTGTCAAATGGACTATCCGCGCGATCGAATGCAAATTCAGGTGCTTGATGACTCCATTGATGATACACAAGCGATTCTCAGAGAAACTGTCCAAGAATACCAAAATCAGGGCTTTTGGATCGAATATGTCCATCGAGTCAATCGATCTGGCTTCAAAGCAGGAGCATTACAAGATGCGATGCCGCTTGTAGAAGGGAATTACATTGCCATCTTTGATGCTGATTTTATTCCTTCGGTAAATTGGCTCAAGGATACTATTCGGCATTATGTCGAGTCTCCCGATGCAAAAGTCGCAGTTGTACAGACTCGTTGGGGACATATCAACTCTGAATATTCGTTACTTACCAAGTTGCAATCGACAGGAATTGATGGACATTTTGCGATCGAGCAGCAAGCCAGATCCAATAATGGCTATTTTTTAAACTTTAATGGTACGGCGGGAATTTGGAATCGTAAGGCAATAATTGATGCTGGTGGTTGGCACGCCGATACTTTAGCTGAAGATATGGACTTGAGTTACCGTGCTCAACTCAAAGGCTGGCAAGTAGTTTATGACAATAATATTGTCGCGCCTGCGGAGTTGCCTGTTGCCATGCTTGCCTTCAAATTACAGCAATTTCGCTGGGCAAAGGGTAGCATTCAATGTGCAAAGAAATTAATTTTCCAAATTTGGCAAGCCGATCTTAGTCTGCCAGTAAAATTTCAAGCCTCGATGCATTTGACAGGATATTCAGCGCATCCTTTGATGCTGCTTTTGGTATTACTTTCAATACCTCTGATGTTGATTACGCCTGATGATGCGATCGCTTTGCGAATATCCTTTGAGGGTATTTGGTCAATCTTTATGCTTCCTGCAACTTTTGGCCCCCCATTTTTGTATTTCCATGCCCAACGCGAGTTATATCCGAAGTCTTGGCATCGCCGCCTCGGTCGTATTTTCCTACTAGCAGTTCTTGGCACGGGTATTTCTTGGAGCAATAGCCGCGCCGTATTTGCTGGTTTATCGAATACAGGTGCAAATTTTCGGCGCACACCCAAGTTTGATATCAAACATAAGAGCGATCGCTGGGAAAATAAAGCTTACAAAATCCCCCTTGATGCCACCGCAGGAATCGAGCTTGGCTTGTGCATTTATAGCGTGATCGCTTCAGGGTTAGCGCTCAGTAAAGGACTATATATAACCTTGCCATTTATGGTGCTATATGCGGTGAGCTATGGCTATGTTGGTGGGCTTACATTCTGGCAATATTGGCAACAATCTCGTAATTAA